A portion of the Micromonospora vinacea genome contains these proteins:
- a CDS encoding low temperature requirement protein A — protein MSTRAAALLRKPGQPQRPSLLELFFDLVFIFALNRVSQRLVEELTEQRVVLIEAGETLLLLLAFMVLWFVTAWVTDLYDPQRPQLQLLVYTAMLGALVMAVAVPHAFGDRSLAFAGAYVAVHIIRGLIIVPMLRGHEAQRRAAGVFFWFTLSAVPWIAGAIVTDLARTLLWTLAIAIDGAALLLFYPAPWSRPTQRQWPVLAEYLSERYRQFFIIALGELILTTGSAYSDTSFRHGGAAAAFAVSFATTVLLFRVYLFRAGQLLPEAIRVAVEPAHLIREAFLAHVLMVAGIVVVAVGYEIVIEHPFGHTKPAWILVVLGGPMLFLIGRALVEHAVFNRVSRPRMIGALALAAASPFMIFLPPLAVAVTAVFVLAGIAVSDAVHARGKPPERPHPPNSRKDIAD, from the coding sequence ATGTCGACAAGGGCAGCAGCGCTGCTTCGGAAACCCGGGCAACCGCAGCGACCGAGCCTTCTGGAACTCTTCTTCGACCTGGTCTTCATCTTTGCCCTGAATCGGGTCTCGCAGCGGCTGGTCGAGGAGCTCACCGAGCAGCGAGTCGTCCTCATCGAGGCTGGCGAGACGCTGTTGTTGCTGCTGGCCTTCATGGTGCTGTGGTTCGTCACGGCGTGGGTCACCGACCTCTATGATCCGCAGCGGCCGCAGCTCCAACTGCTCGTCTATACGGCGATGCTCGGTGCGCTGGTGATGGCGGTCGCGGTGCCGCACGCGTTCGGGGACAGAAGTCTGGCCTTCGCTGGTGCGTACGTCGCGGTCCACATCATTCGTGGGCTGATCATCGTTCCGATGCTGCGCGGCCACGAGGCTCAGCGTCGAGCGGCTGGGGTGTTCTTCTGGTTCACGCTGTCGGCCGTGCCGTGGATCGCCGGCGCGATCGTGACGGACCTGGCCCGCACCCTGTTGTGGACGCTCGCGATCGCCATCGACGGCGCGGCACTGCTGCTGTTCTATCCCGCGCCGTGGTCTCGCCCCACCCAACGGCAGTGGCCCGTGCTGGCCGAGTACCTGTCTGAGCGCTACCGACAATTCTTCATCATCGCCCTCGGCGAACTGATTCTGACGACCGGCTCGGCCTACAGCGACACGTCGTTCCGGCACGGCGGAGCCGCGGCAGCCTTCGCGGTCTCATTCGCCACGACCGTGCTGCTGTTCCGCGTCTACCTTTTTCGGGCGGGCCAGCTGTTGCCCGAAGCGATCAGAGTCGCCGTTGAGCCCGCGCACCTCATCCGGGAGGCTTTCCTCGCCCACGTACTCATGGTCGCCGGGATCGTCGTCGTCGCCGTCGGATACGAGATCGTGATCGAACATCCGTTCGGGCACACCAAGCCGGCGTGGATCCTCGTTGTCCTCGGCGGACCGATGCTCTTCCTGATCGGGCGAGCCCTGGTGGAACATGCCGTATTCAACCGCGTCTCCCGCCCTCGGATGATCGGCGCTCTGGCGCTCGCCGCCGCCTCGCCGTTCATGATCTTCCTGCCGCCGCTGGCAGTGGCCGTCACCGCCGTCTTCGTCCTCGCTGGCATCGCCGTTTCCGACGCCGTGCACGCCAGGGGGAAACCGCCCGAACGGCCGCACCCACCCAATTCCAGAAAGGACATTGCAGACTAG
- a CDS encoding heavy metal translocating P-type ATPase, with product MSHENEHQVEPMGGAVDRHGDHGDHGSRRGDPSGQPVQPGPYGGHAGHAGHDKHAGHAGHDKHAGHDPEMFRRKFWLSLVLTVPIVVTSHMVMDWFGYQLDFPGVDWVGPVLGTVVFVYGGWPFLQGAVREVRDRAPGMMLLIAMAITVAYVASAATALGVFDLDFWWELAALVTIMLLGHWQEMKAIGQAQGALSALAALLPDEAERLGGDGQPERVRVSDLRVGDVILVRPGGRVPADGRITDGRAELDESMITGESRPVGRERGDRVVAGTVATDAAIRVRVEAVGEDTALAGIQRLVAQAQQSSGRAQVLADRFAAWLFYIATAAAAATLLIWTLVGNLDEAVVRTVTVLVIACPHALGLAIPLVIALSTAVAAKGGILVKDRLALERMRTVDTVLFDKTGTLTRGEHVVAGVAATGGVSETDVLAVAAAVEADSEHPLARAIVAAAAQQGARRTATGFRSLTGRGVRADVDGVSYAVGGPALLRELDATVPGDLDERRAEWSRRGAAVLHLLRLDSEQARVIGALALEDQIRPEARQAIAELREQGIRKIVMITGDARPVAEAVAADLGFRPGEDEVFAEVLPADKDEAVGELQRRGLRVAMVGDGVNDAPALARADVGIAIGAGTDVAIESAGVVLASSDPRGVTGVIRLSRASYRKMIQNLAWAAGYNVVALPLAAGALAWAGVSLSPAVAAVLMSASTIVVALNAQLLRRVQLRHPDL from the coding sequence ATGTCGCACGAGAACGAGCACCAGGTAGAGCCCATGGGTGGGGCGGTGGACCGACACGGCGACCACGGTGATCATGGGAGCCGCCGAGGGGACCCGAGCGGCCAGCCGGTACAGCCCGGCCCCTACGGCGGCCATGCCGGGCACGCGGGGCATGACAAGCACGCCGGGCACGCGGGGCATGACAAGCATGCCGGGCACGACCCGGAGATGTTCCGCCGCAAGTTCTGGCTGAGCCTGGTCCTGACGGTGCCGATCGTGGTCACCAGTCACATGGTGATGGACTGGTTCGGCTATCAGCTGGACTTCCCGGGCGTCGACTGGGTGGGCCCGGTGCTGGGCACTGTGGTGTTCGTCTACGGCGGGTGGCCGTTCCTGCAGGGCGCGGTGCGGGAGGTCCGTGACCGGGCGCCGGGGATGATGCTGCTGATCGCGATGGCCATCACCGTCGCGTACGTGGCCTCGGCGGCGACCGCGCTCGGCGTGTTCGACCTGGACTTCTGGTGGGAGCTGGCGGCTCTGGTCACGATCATGCTGCTCGGGCACTGGCAGGAGATGAAGGCCATCGGTCAGGCCCAGGGCGCCCTGTCGGCCCTGGCCGCGCTGCTGCCCGACGAGGCCGAACGCCTCGGCGGTGACGGACAGCCCGAACGGGTACGGGTCAGCGACCTGCGCGTCGGCGACGTGATCCTGGTGCGCCCGGGCGGGCGGGTGCCGGCCGACGGCCGCATCACCGACGGCCGTGCGGAGTTGGACGAGTCGATGATCACCGGCGAGTCCCGGCCGGTCGGCCGCGAACGCGGCGACCGGGTGGTGGCCGGCACTGTCGCCACCGACGCGGCCATCCGGGTGCGCGTCGAGGCCGTCGGCGAGGACACCGCTCTGGCCGGCATCCAACGCCTGGTCGCGCAGGCCCAGCAGTCCAGCGGCAGGGCGCAGGTCCTCGCTGACCGGTTCGCGGCCTGGCTGTTCTACATCGCCACCGCCGCTGCCGCCGCGACGCTGCTGATCTGGACACTGGTCGGCAACCTCGACGAGGCCGTCGTCCGCACCGTCACGGTGCTGGTGATCGCCTGCCCGCACGCGCTGGGGCTGGCCATCCCGCTGGTGATCGCCCTGTCGACCGCCGTGGCCGCGAAGGGCGGCATCCTGGTCAAGGACCGCCTCGCCCTGGAGCGGATGCGCACCGTCGACACGGTGCTGTTCGACAAGACCGGCACCCTGACCCGCGGCGAGCACGTCGTCGCCGGTGTCGCCGCCACCGGCGGCGTCAGCGAGACCGACGTACTGGCCGTCGCGGCGGCGGTCGAGGCCGACAGTGAACACCCCCTCGCACGGGCCATCGTCGCCGCCGCTGCCCAGCAGGGCGCCCGGCGCACCGCGACCGGTTTCCGGTCGCTGACCGGTCGCGGGGTGCGCGCCGACGTCGACGGCGTCAGCTACGCCGTCGGTGGACCCGCCCTGCTGCGCGAACTCGACGCCACGGTGCCCGGCGACCTCGACGAGCGTCGGGCCGAGTGGTCCCGCCGGGGAGCGGCGGTACTGCACCTGCTGCGTCTCGACAGCGAGCAGGCACGCGTCATCGGTGCCCTCGCCCTTGAGGACCAGATCCGCCCCGAGGCTCGGCAAGCCATCGCCGAGCTACGTGAGCAGGGCATCCGCAAGATCGTCATGATCACCGGGGACGCGCGGCCGGTGGCCGAGGCGGTCGCCGCCGACCTGGGCTTCAGGCCCGGCGAGGACGAGGTGTTCGCCGAGGTGCTGCCCGCCGACAAGGACGAGGCGGTCGGTGAGCTGCAACGCCGGGGGCTGCGGGTGGCGATGGTCGGTGATGGCGTGAACGATGCTCCCGCGCTGGCCCGCGCCGACGTCGGCATCGCCATCGGCGCCGGCACCGACGTCGCGATCGAATCCGCTGGCGTCGTTCTCGCCTCCTCCGACCCGCGCGGGGTCACCGGGGTAATCCGGCTCTCGCGCGCCTCGTACCGCAAGATGATCCAGAATCTGGCCTGGGCCGCCGGCTACAACGTCGTCGCCCTGCCCTTGGCCGCCGGCGCTCTGGCCTGGGCCGGAGTGAGCCTGAGCCCCGCGGTCGCCGCGGTGCTGATGTCCGCCTCGACCATCGTGGTTGCGCTCAACGCCCAACTGCTGCGCCGCGTGCAGCTGCGCCACCCGGATCTCTGA
- a CDS encoding CocE/NonD family hydrolase — MATVGTRWRTGVAVLSATVLAALGAAPQAQAADGPPTIVVQDGVTQPVFGYADAIRERLFIDSTFDSDNDGLRDIIAFDLMRPAATAQGLKAPVVMDASPYYSTVCRGNESECKADLDGDGLLDKWPLFYDNYFVPRGYAVILLDMVGTNNSTGCPTTNANQDNLSAKQAVNWLNGRATARNAAGEIVKADWHNGKTGMIGKSYDGSLAMATAVTGVKGLTTVVPISGPTEYYDYVRSNGVVTRGNSYVASLANTVTNPERRDYCKPVRDAIGAADGDEHGDYTAFWNERSYVKKVPNVTASVLLYHGLNDDNVRPDHFSKFWYALAENNVPRKLWLSQEGHVDPFDSRRAVWVSTLHRWFDFWLQGVANGIMDEPRVDLERSADVWETHADWPIPGKADTEVFLQPGTTGAGGLGLVPTAKPATGAFQDSRTQSQNTMILNPDVVQPNRLAFVSAPLSAPLHISGTPTVQLRASADQTDTNLGAILVDYGTDERVAHRASGEGIITLTTEDCWGQSSPTDDGCYKQTTKRVATADYELVTKGIMDAQNRQSIRVGVPLVAGESYNFSFPLLPEDYVFKPGHRIGVIIVASYPQYSSQADTTAANLQVALKSSNIVLPVVGGTAAAHAAGL; from the coding sequence ATGGCTACAGTGGGAACGCGCTGGCGCACAGGCGTGGCCGTACTGTCCGCGACGGTGCTCGCCGCCCTCGGCGCGGCGCCGCAGGCGCAGGCGGCGGACGGCCCGCCGACGATCGTCGTCCAGGACGGCGTCACCCAGCCGGTGTTCGGCTACGCCGACGCCATTCGGGAACGCCTGTTCATCGACTCCACCTTCGACAGCGACAACGACGGTCTGCGCGACATCATCGCGTTCGACCTGATGCGGCCGGCGGCCACCGCGCAGGGGCTCAAGGCCCCGGTGGTGATGGACGCCAGCCCCTACTACTCGACGGTCTGCCGCGGCAACGAGTCCGAGTGCAAGGCGGACCTCGACGGCGACGGCCTGCTGGACAAGTGGCCGCTGTTCTACGACAACTACTTCGTGCCGCGCGGCTACGCGGTCATCCTGCTGGACATGGTCGGCACCAACAACTCCACCGGTTGCCCGACCACCAACGCCAACCAGGACAACCTGAGCGCCAAGCAGGCCGTCAACTGGCTCAACGGCAGGGCCACCGCCCGTAACGCCGCCGGTGAGATCGTCAAGGCGGACTGGCACAACGGCAAGACGGGGATGATCGGCAAGTCGTACGACGGCTCGCTGGCCATGGCCACGGCGGTGACCGGCGTGAAGGGCCTGACCACTGTCGTGCCCATCAGCGGACCGACCGAGTACTACGACTACGTGCGCAGCAACGGCGTGGTCACCCGCGGCAACAGCTACGTGGCGTCGCTGGCCAACACGGTCACCAACCCCGAGCGCCGGGACTACTGCAAGCCGGTGCGCGACGCGATAGGCGCCGCCGACGGCGACGAGCACGGCGACTACACGGCCTTCTGGAACGAGCGCAGCTACGTCAAGAAGGTCCCCAACGTCACCGCCAGCGTGCTGCTCTACCACGGCCTCAACGACGACAACGTCCGGCCGGACCACTTCAGCAAGTTCTGGTACGCCCTCGCGGAGAACAACGTGCCGCGCAAGCTGTGGCTGTCGCAGGAGGGCCACGTCGACCCGTTCGACTCGCGCCGCGCGGTGTGGGTGTCGACGCTGCACCGGTGGTTCGACTTCTGGCTGCAGGGCGTCGCCAACGGCATCATGGATGAGCCGCGGGTGGACCTGGAGCGGTCCGCCGACGTGTGGGAGACCCACGCCGACTGGCCGATCCCCGGCAAGGCCGACACGGAGGTGTTCCTGCAGCCCGGCACCACCGGCGCGGGCGGTCTCGGGCTGGTGCCCACCGCGAAGCCGGCGACCGGGGCGTTCCAGGACAGCCGCACGCAGAGCCAGAACACCATGATCCTCAACCCGGACGTGGTGCAGCCCAACCGGCTGGCGTTCGTCTCCGCGCCACTCTCCGCGCCGCTGCACATCTCCGGCACCCCGACCGTGCAACTGCGGGCCTCCGCCGACCAGACCGACACCAACCTCGGGGCGATCCTGGTCGACTACGGCACCGACGAGCGGGTCGCGCACCGGGCCTCCGGCGAGGGGATCATCACCCTGACCACCGAGGACTGCTGGGGCCAGAGCAGCCCGACCGACGACGGCTGCTACAAGCAGACGACGAAGCGGGTGGCTACGGCGGACTACGAGCTGGTCACCAAGGGCATCATGGACGCCCAGAACCGGCAGTCGATCCGCGTCGGCGTGCCGCTGGTGGCGGGGGAGTCGTACAACTTCAGCTTCCCGCTGCTGCCGGAGGACTACGTCTTCAAGCCCGGCCACCGGATCGGCGTGATCATCGTGGCCAGCTACCCGCAGTACTCCAGCCAGGCGGACACCACCGCCGCGAACCTGCAGGTCGCGCTGAAGAGCAGCAACATCGTCCTACCAGTGGTCGGCGGCACCGCCGCCGCGCACGCCGCCGGCCTCTGA
- a CDS encoding TlpA family protein disulfide reductase, whose product MRKALLPLLLAAALLGGCSTPEPAPAPAPAGGAAALPGPVPADLALRPAPRTAPAAPAFTGVLTDGTPFTAAEVWAQRPVVLTFFSSWCTTCASRQAALSELARAYRDRVVFVGVAGADQADEVQDYLRAHRVEYPVVLDDQQTIWRSYAVREPPTVVLVAKGGALLRGWPGGLDAPTLDRRLRELVLADQP is encoded by the coding sequence ATGAGGAAGGCACTCCTGCCGCTGCTGCTGGCGGCGGCGCTGCTGGGCGGATGCAGCACGCCCGAGCCCGCTCCCGCGCCGGCGCCCGCCGGAGGGGCGGCGGCGCTGCCCGGGCCGGTCCCCGCCGACCTGGCGTTGCGCCCGGCGCCCCGCACCGCCCCGGCCGCCCCGGCGTTCACCGGCGTGCTGACCGACGGCACCCCGTTCACCGCTGCCGAGGTGTGGGCGCAGCGCCCCGTCGTGCTCACCTTCTTCAGCTCCTGGTGCACCACCTGCGCCAGCCGCCAGGCCGCCCTCAGTGAGCTTGCCCGCGCCTATCGGGACCGGGTGGTCTTCGTCGGTGTGGCCGGCGCGGACCAGGCCGACGAGGTCCAGGACTACCTGCGCGCGCACCGGGTGGAGTATCCGGTGGTCCTGGACGACCAGCAGACGATCTGGCGTTCGTACGCGGTGCGGGAGCCGCCGACAGTCGTGCTGGTGGCCAAGGGTGGCGCCCTGCTCCGCGGCTGGCCGGGTGGGCTGGACGCCCCGACACTCGACCGGCGGCTGCGGGAGCTGGTGCTGGCCGACCAGCCGTAG
- a CDS encoding Gfo/Idh/MocA family protein, translated as MEPNSMQGKMIRVGIIGADTKASWAGAAHIPALAAQPQFVLAAVATRHEKSARNAAGAFGAERWYADPLELINDPSIDLVTVAVKVPAHRDLVLPALAANKAVYSESPLGATVAQTEEMAEAAGSLHTAIGLQGRLNPSVRRAAEIIKAGRLGRLLSARVAATTFGNGPESVSAYEYFDKAATGAGFLTIAAGHVLDVVEAVLGDITEVDARTELLWPEVKLMDTGAISVREVPDHLDAIVKTSSGAPVGVQILAGVPPTDAAFSLEVRGSDGWLRLTGNHPAGVQVGDLTLSSSIDFAAPDRPVATGAGPTAAEIWSGASINVGEVYASLARDIANGTHHTPGFGHAVHNSRLIARVERAARTGTRQ; from the coding sequence ATGGAGCCGAACAGCATGCAGGGCAAGATGATTCGGGTCGGCATCATCGGTGCGGACACGAAGGCAAGTTGGGCCGGGGCAGCACACATCCCCGCGCTCGCGGCACAGCCGCAGTTCGTCCTCGCCGCCGTGGCCACACGTCACGAGAAGAGCGCTCGCAATGCCGCAGGGGCTTTCGGTGCCGAGCGCTGGTACGCCGATCCCCTCGAGCTCATCAATGATCCGTCGATCGACCTCGTCACCGTGGCGGTCAAGGTCCCCGCCCACCGCGACCTCGTGCTTCCCGCCCTCGCCGCAAACAAGGCCGTGTATTCCGAGTCGCCGCTGGGAGCCACCGTCGCGCAGACAGAGGAGATGGCCGAAGCCGCCGGATCGCTGCACACCGCAATCGGCCTCCAGGGCCGGCTCAACCCCTCGGTCCGCCGCGCTGCAGAGATCATCAAGGCGGGGCGACTCGGCCGGCTGCTCTCGGCGCGGGTCGCCGCGACGACCTTCGGAAACGGCCCTGAGTCGGTGAGCGCTTACGAGTACTTCGACAAGGCCGCAACGGGCGCCGGATTCCTGACGATCGCGGCGGGCCACGTTCTGGACGTGGTCGAGGCCGTACTCGGTGACATCACCGAGGTCGACGCGCGCACGGAGCTCCTCTGGCCGGAGGTGAAGCTGATGGACACCGGTGCCATCTCCGTCCGGGAGGTGCCGGACCACCTCGACGCCATCGTCAAGACCTCGTCGGGCGCCCCCGTAGGTGTGCAGATCCTGGCCGGCGTGCCCCCGACGGACGCCGCATTCAGCCTGGAGGTCCGCGGCTCCGATGGCTGGCTGAGACTGACCGGCAACCACCCGGCGGGCGTTCAGGTCGGCGACCTCACGCTGTCGTCGAGCATCGACTTCGCCGCACCCGACCGCCCCGTCGCCACCGGGGCCGGCCCGACCGCCGCGGAGATCTGGAGCGGCGCCTCCATCAACGTGGGCGAGGTGTACGCCAGCCTGGCACGCGACATCGCCAACGGAACCCACCACACGCCCGGCTTCGGGCACGCCGTTCACAACAGCCGCCTCATCGCCAGAGTTGAGCGGGCCGCCCGAACCGGCACCCGCCAGTAG
- a CDS encoding carbohydrate-binding protein, with translation MAAVSSANALPMVACAAPAWAEGTTYQAGAQVTYGGRLYQALVTHTAHPGAGWNPAATPSLWRDLGACSGSTPPPTTPPPTTPPPTTPPPTTPPPTTPPPTGGTCAVKSRPTGKVLQGYWENWDGATNGVHPGLGWIPITDSRLNQHGYNVINAAFPVIRSDGTVLWENGMDVGVKVATPAEMCQAKAAGATILMSIGGAAAGIDLSSTAVADRFIATIVPILTAYHFDGIDIDIETGLTGSGNINTLSTSQANLIRIIDGVLARMPSNFGLTMAPETAYVTGGSVVYGSIWGSYLPIIKKYVDNGRLWWLNMQYYNGSMYGCAGDSYPAGTVQGFTVQTQCLNNGLTIQGTTIRVPYDRQVPGLPAQIGAGGGHLSTSLVTQAWNSVPGLKGLMTWSANWDGSKGWTFGDNVKRLQGR, from the coding sequence ATGGCGGCCGTGTCCTCGGCCAACGCCCTCCCGATGGTCGCCTGCGCTGCCCCGGCCTGGGCCGAGGGCACCACCTACCAGGCGGGCGCCCAGGTCACCTACGGCGGCCGGCTCTACCAGGCACTGGTCACCCACACCGCCCACCCCGGCGCCGGCTGGAACCCCGCCGCGACCCCGTCGCTCTGGCGCGACCTGGGCGCGTGCTCGGGAAGCACGCCGCCGCCCACGACGCCACCACCGACGACCCCGCCGCCCACGACGCCACCACCGACCACACCTCCCCCCACCACGCCGCCGCCGACCGGTGGGACCTGCGCGGTGAAGTCGCGGCCCACCGGCAAGGTGTTGCAGGGCTACTGGGAGAACTGGGACGGGGCCACCAACGGCGTACACCCGGGCCTCGGCTGGATCCCGATCACCGACAGCCGGCTCAACCAACACGGCTACAACGTGATCAACGCGGCGTTCCCGGTGATCCGCTCGGATGGCACGGTCCTCTGGGAGAACGGCATGGACGTTGGCGTCAAGGTGGCCACCCCGGCCGAGATGTGCCAGGCCAAGGCGGCCGGCGCCACCATCCTGATGTCGATCGGCGGGGCCGCCGCAGGCATCGACCTGAGCTCCACAGCGGTCGCCGACCGGTTCATCGCAACGATCGTGCCGATCCTGACGGCCTACCACTTCGACGGAATCGACATCGACATCGAGACCGGCCTGACCGGCAGCGGCAACATCAACACACTGTCCACGTCGCAGGCCAACCTCATCCGGATCATCGACGGCGTGCTGGCCCGGATGCCGTCGAACTTCGGCCTGACCATGGCACCCGAGACGGCGTACGTCACCGGCGGCAGCGTGGTCTACGGCTCGATCTGGGGCTCGTACCTGCCGATCATCAAGAAGTACGTCGACAACGGCCGGCTCTGGTGGCTGAACATGCAGTACTACAACGGCAGCATGTACGGCTGCGCCGGCGACTCGTACCCGGCGGGCACGGTGCAGGGCTTCACTGTGCAGACGCAGTGCCTGAACAACGGCCTCACCATCCAGGGCACCACCATCCGGGTGCCGTACGACAGGCAGGTCCCGGGCCTGCCGGCGCAGATCGGGGCGGGCGGCGGCCACCTGTCGACGTCGTTGGTCACGCAGGCCTGGAACTCCGTGCCCGGACTCAAGGGCCTGATGACCTGGTCGGCGAACTGGGACGGGTCGAAGGGGTGGACCTTCGGCGACAACGTGAAGCGCCTGCAGGGCCGCTGA
- a CDS encoding IS3 family transposase (programmed frameshift) produces the protein MPKQYPKDLRDRAVRLVREHRGDYGTEWEAIGSIAAKLGIGSAETLRKWVRQAEVDQGTRPGVTSEESVELRRLRRENAELKRANEILKAASGFLRGRARPATHTLVRFIDEHKARFGGVEPICRALTGHGLKIAASTYYKAKAVPPSARSVQDARLLDEIRRVHVANYGVYGARKVWRQLRRDGVEVARCTVERLMRDAGLRGVVRGKKIRTTVADPGHERAGDLVARDFSAAAPNRCWVADFTHVATFAGVVYVAFVVDVYSRAIVGWSAATNKRTPLVLDAVDMGLWRRDRDGRTVTRGLIHHSDAGSQYTSFRFTTHLVAAGIDASIGTVGDALDNALMESTIGLYKTELIKPRGPWRSLAQVELATAEWIDWYNHHRLHSAIGHRPPAEKESMFYAHHLPDQPELATV, from the exons ATGCCGAAGCAGTACCCGAAGGATCTACGTGATCGTGCGGTGCGTCTGGTTCGTGAGCATCGTGGCGATTACGGCACCGAGTGGGAGGCGATCGGGTCGATCGCTGCGAAGCTCGGGATCGGGTCGGCGGAGACGCTGCGGAAGTGGGTGCGCCAGGCCGAGGTCGACCAGGGGACGCGCCCGGGTGTGACCAGCGAGGAGTCAGTCGAGTTGCGGCGGCTGCGGCGGGAGAACGCCGAGCTGAAACGCGCCAATGAGATCTTGAAAGCCGCGTCGG GCTTTCTTCGCGGCCGAGCTCGACCGGCCACACACACGCTCGTGAGGTTCATCGACGAGCACAAGGCCCGCTTCGGCGGAGTCGAGCCGATCTGCCGAGCCCTGACCGGGCACGGGTTGAAGATCGCGGCCAGCACCTACTACAAGGCCAAGGCGGTGCCGCCATCGGCGCGGTCGGTCCAGGACGCCCGGTTGCTCGACGAGATCCGCCGGGTTCACGTGGCAAACTACGGCGTCTACGGCGCCCGGAAGGTGTGGCGGCAGCTGCGCCGTGACGGTGTCGAGGTAGCCCGCTGCACCGTGGAGCGGCTGATGCGCGACGCGGGCCTGCGCGGAGTCGTGCGGGGCAAGAAGATCCGCACCACGGTCGCCGATCCTGGCCATGAACGCGCCGGTGACCTCGTCGCCCGGGACTTTAGCGCCGCAGCACCGAATCGCTGCTGGGTGGCCGACTTCACGCACGTGGCCACCTTCGCCGGCGTCGTCTACGTCGCCTTCGTCGTGGACGTCTACTCCCGAGCGATCGTGGGCTGGTCGGCGGCGACCAACAAACGCACACCCCTCGTCCTCGACGCGGTGGACATGGGCCTGTGGCGCCGCGACCGCGACGGCCGAACCGTGACACGAGGCTTGATCCACCACAGCGACGCCGGTTCGCAGTACACGTCGTTCCGATTCACTACCCACCTCGTCGCAGCCGGCATCGACGCGTCCATCGGCACCGTCGGCGACGCCCTCGACAACGCGCTCATGGAATCCACCATCGGCCTGTACAAGACCGAACTGATCAAGCCCCGCGGGCCGTGGCGCAGCCTCGCCCAGGTCGAACTGGCCACCGCGGAATGGATCGACTGGTACAACCACCACCGCCTCCACTCCGCGATCGGGCACCGCCCGCCCGCGGAGAAAGAATCGATGTTCTACGCTCACCACCTGCCCGACCAGCCGGAGCTGGCCACAGTCTGA